Within Cucumis melo cultivar AY chromosome 4, USDA_Cmelo_AY_1.0, whole genome shotgun sequence, the genomic segment CCTCGTTTCCTACTTTATTTGTACAACCCAGATGTTTTCTtctacttttctttctctctctaatgTAGTGTCGTTCCAACATTTCtccatattaaaaaaaaagtcaacCCAAAATTAATCattgtaattcttttaaaataaacatgTCCTCGTTGGAATAGCCCTCGTGAACAAGCACAAAAGTAATAGAGAAATTGGAATACATTAATTAACAtcaaaaaattttaatatccacaacttgaaattttcattatgtcaaaaattgttacatttatattataattatctATTATATAAGAGTATTAAACTATTCACACAAATTAACTAAGTGTGCCAAACTTTATATGTCAAATTAGGAAGATTAGAAACCAAAAACATTCTATCAATTCCGTGAACGATTTCATGTGGCATAGGCATACCTTTCATATTTTGCTAAGACTCAATATTTCttgcattttctttttaacaacGCACCTCTAATATTTGAACTGACAACTACACTTTTGATACTTTTGCAAAACTCAACATTTCTTACATTCTCACTTACCATTACTTTGTCTATGCAGTCAACTTCGAAACTTTTAGATTTAGAATCAAGTTTCTTGCAGTCTTTGTTTCATTCCACTCTACTTTGTTTCATTTCATTTAGTTTATCTTTTTAcaaaagaacttttttttttcctgaaaaTTTAACATTCcacctaaaagaaaaaatagtaaTCAAAACATGCATTGCTAAATTATGTTTGAATTTGCATATTAAACATATTTAATCATCTCACGATGACAAAGATATGTAGGTATTTAAAATTATTGTaggcaaaaaaaaattaaaaagacaTCATCCTCTCTCATGAATTTAAAAGTTCAAATATTCATcatataattaatgtttgaattcatatttaattttttacgATCTAAAAATTTTTTCTAACATGAATCTAATTTATGTTTAGGTAGAAAGCATTTAAATTCTTAagttttaaagttttaaattttgaaaaacattgCTTAAAAATGGATaagaatcaaaaaagaaaaaaaaaaccgttgaaaacttatatattgtaatttttatagacctaaatgattatcaaaccaagtttcttttttaaagaaaaaggcAAGAAGTAGAAGGAAGTTTAagaataatattatttttcaaactaaGGACAAAAATATAGTAGATGGAAAAGAATAAACAAAAAAGGTCACTTGCACTGGTTGCAAAATATGAAACGAAAATTGATCCATGACCTAACACCTCAAAATTTGCAAGAATAACAAATTAACCAGCCAAATTTAATTGAATTTGCCAAATCAACAAATTACCTTCAGTTAAAAATATTGGATTATCGTTTGATTATTATCAGGTTGTTATTTGATTACCAAATATCAATGAGAATTATTGTTATTTGATTGTTGCATAATTGCTATCTTATACTGATTGTTCATGATATCGATTATCCATCTCATGgctatttaatttaatattgatttgtATTTAATTACAAATGATACCAATACCGATTGTTATTTAATggtattacttttcttttttataattacTAAGTAGTTTTTGTTAATCAAATTATTATCTTCTATTTTTGTCATTACTAGGGACTTTTGTTATTACATTATGATTAACATTGGAttactttacctttttttttgGTCAATTGTTAGGTAGTTTCTGATTACTAACTATAGTTTAATCTACGTAATATTGTCGATCATCTCATTGCCACTATGGAAGATGATTATGAGAAGCTTAACCACAACGAAAAAATACTGAGATAGTCATTTGATTACATTATGATTGTCGTTTGATTAcctcccacttttttttttcaattttagttagaTTTCTGAGATAATTGATTATCTAATGTAATCTTTTACACATAACTAGTAGTTTGATTACCTCCTAATTGTCATCttctacttttattttatttttttcaatttcagtTATTTTGACATGgttatttaatttgattatgTTCGTACTATCATTTGATAACTTTTTGGCTGTCATttgattattttcattttttttctaattttagttAGTGTCATGAGATAGTCATTTGATTGTCTATATGATTACCTCCTACTTTTTCCTTTCAATTTTAGTTAGTCTTATGAGATATTTGATTATCTAATGTAATCTTTTACGTATAATTATCTTCTCTTTTTTGTCAATTAATTAGCATGGTTGTCTTCCAATTGCGGTTTATTTTGCCAAATAATTAGTagtttaaattagttttaagaaTGAAAAGTAGAAGGTAAAAAGAAGTCAGTTACAAAAATTTGATGATGATTGTTATTGTAGTACTATTTGATACATATTTTTATGTAAttgttatataattatttggtttttatttgattgtggtcgatcatttattttcttaagaaaagtGGAGTCGAAATCAATTTATGAGTGTAGCCCACATAGAGAGCCTACAGATGCTGGACTCTCCCATCTTCTCAGCAGTAGTGTACATCTTCATCTAAGTATAAGCTTTGCCATTCACAAAAACCCACCGCCATGGATCTCTATGCCAATTGGTTTTTTTCCTCcaattttgttcttttcttccttactttctaatctttttctttttacctcAACATACATAACTCCtcctattttattctttttctttttctttttttttttctctttaagcTTCTAATATGTTCTACGACTTCCAAGGTTTGATCTGATAAATCGTGTTGCACCGACTATTGTATAAGTCTTCAACAAAATTATTACGTGGAATTAAATATAAGAATATTAAATAATGTTTATGTCATTTAATTGAAAAACATGTTATATTAAAATTCCTACCATGTAATAATATTAAACACCATCGAATTTGTGATAAATATTCTTGTAACTGAATTGTATCAGGAAAAGGTAGTTATATGATACAGCTGACTTATGTGTTGCTTCTCTTCATACATAACAATCATGACGTGTATGTTGCATTTGTGATATAATCTTCATGCATTCTTACACCAGTCTTGGTTGTGTTTACCTCTTAAATCAATTTGGTGCATTGCTAGGTCCGTAAAACACATAGAAGGTACGACTTGTCGCATACCAAGCACATGATCTGTtaaatgtcacactatgacttaatttgatataaaaaaaaataaccgacaaaaaaaacatgtaatatatattgGTATATTATTTTGTTATCTAAATGTGTATTAGTCGGTCAAATATCTATGAATGTATTAACAATATACTTGTTCACTACTAAGATGCAAGTAGAACACCACTCCATCTACTTGTTCGTTACTTTAGCGTGTCAccttattttttagtttttacgatatttatttaaataacattatttaaatttataaaaaaaaaaaaaaaaaaaaaaagaccaattTTCTCATATTAATCTTATTGTACAAAAAAAACCAATCACACCCTGTGAAAGGAAAAACCACTAAAAACAACGAAATTCATTACACTGCCTAAATATTTCGTGGATATTTCTATTTTCCatcatttctctaaaatatttatgttgAAATATGGAGATTTGGGTAAGGAAAAGTTTTGGTTTTTCTCaacttttagttttattttgaaTACGCTACACTCCGATCGGCTCATCGACCGAACAGTACCCGCCGTTCATATTATCTTCGACATCGCCAGTCTCCCGCTCGGAACCGCCTTTTCAGATGGCTTCTCCCTCTCTCTTAGTGTCTCCAATCTGTTTGTTTCTGTTGGTAACCGTGAATGTTGTCATCTATTTGCCCACTGTTTGATTCTGCTCTTCAGATCTGCCCACCGCTTCTCCCAGATCCAAGCcctaaatctgaatcttctcaatTAACTCAATAATTCTTGTAACATATCCCCTATCCACTCTCAGTTACCAAAATTTTTGCTCTCTGCCATCTCTATCACTTATATCTTACATGTCCAACAATAGCAACAGTGTATCGATTCCAGTTTCCGACAATGAGTTGGACGACATGGAAAGGATGCGCGTTCGAGTTCGGAGGAAGCGGAAAAAACAAGGTAATCGAGTCAATAACGAGTTGGCTCCTCGAGTTTTTAAAATGATGTTGAAGTATTGGCTTGTTGTTTTCTTCCTTCTTGCCGTTGGCTTGCTTTTGTTTGAGGCAACAAAAATTGGTCAGAATTCAAGGCTGGAGACGAAATCGGAGTTTGCTGCCACAACGACGCCAAAGTTAGACGATTCGAAACTTGAAACTGTCAAGGAGTCGGGGTTGGACAAAAAACCAGATGGAAATTTGAATAGACTCGATCCAGTTACTAGGATGGTTAACGGAGTAAGAGAACGTAAGTTATTATCAACcttgaaatttttatttgtcTTTTCATCTTCTCTGCACATTCTTGCAATGAGAATATGTTCTGATTTTACATTAGACTGGTTGGAATTTCAAAAGATGAGATAATCTGAAATgcatttgttttttcaattctttatttaacTTCTAGCTGGAAATTCATCTCTCCTTGGGCACTTCAAATGTTTTTATGTATGGAAGAGAGAGGGACAGAAGCTCAACTTATCGAGATGTTACGGATGCACGAGTAGAACTGAACTTGATGTAATTCTTTTGGGTTGTGTTAGGTTGCTTGAAAATTCTGCCTCCGAAAGAACTTGAGCAATTGGATATTCCTGTGCTAGAAGGTTCGCCAGTTCCCGAGATTGATGTGAACTACATATCTGATAGTGACAATTCGTTGTCAGTAGATAAAACTTCCTTCTCACGACAAAGTATGAATTCAACAAGATTTAATCTATTTACTGGATACCAGACTCTCGAGCAAAGAGAAAACAGTTATAAGGTGATGGTCAACTTCTCACTAATTTTAATTTCCTTGCTTCCATGAAATTTATGGAATCTCCCCTCTCTATAACAGAAGTGTTGGGTATTTCAAGTTTATCCTTTTTCTGTTTGCCTCCTTAAATGCTAGTCTTGGTGGCTCTCAACAAGCTCTAGGAATTCGTTGGTACAGGTAAATAGAACTGTTGAGGTACATTGCGGTTTTTACAGCGATGATGGGGGTTTTAAAATTTCTAATGAAGACAAAACTTTCATGCGAACATGCACCTTTGTGGTGTCGACATGTGCATTTGGTGGTGGAGATGATCTTTATCAACCTATTGGAATGTCAGAGGCCTCACTTCGCAAGGTTGTTATATATTGCCAGTGCTATTTTTGAATTGCCTGTTGTTTGAAGTTTTATGTTTGTTCTTTTATCATCTTTTCAAGAATGCACTTAGTAAGGGCGTCTATAATTGATGCAGGTTTGCTATGTTGCGTTTTGGGATGAAGTCACTTTAAGTGTTCAAGAATCAGCGGGACGTGTTATTGGTGAGGGTGGATTTATTGGGAAATGGCGTGTTGTAGTTGTGAGGGATCTTCCCTTCGCTGATCAAAGATTGAATGGCAAAATTCCGAAGGTAATAAGTTGTAGAGTGAAATTGATTAGATTTCACCTGTTTCTTTTCCCTTGGAAGCCTTTCTTGTTTGACATGAAAAATGTTCTATTCTAGGGTCTGTTGCCTTTCCCTTTGCTGGACTTATGACAGCccacataccatttttttttcattaaaagaGTATTTGGAGTGTTGAGCTGAGTTCAAATTTGGAGTTAATATGTGTGAGGTAGAAAGTCGGTATTTGGGATGCCAAATTGTTTAGTAACTTCAGTTGGACCTAGGAGAAGTAAGTGTTTGAGGTGCACAGTGAGGTTTTTTGATAAATGTGCAAAAGAGAGATGGTAGAAGATGAAATTCCTCAATAATTGTgcaaaagagagaaaaggaaagagatgAAGCTCTTTGATAATTGTGCAAATTTTAATAGTGAATATTATTTAAGTCGGTGGATTTGAGTTATTTAATACCAACTTATGAAGTCGTTGTGCCACATACacttattgttgttgttttgcATTTGGCTTTATACAAGTTGAAAATTTTGCCCTAACGCAAATAGGATATTTTCTTGACATTCAAAAGATTTCTACGCGAAGTTGGATCGCTTTTGAacatatttattttcattttcatgttCGCACAAATAACTCACTCTCGTCAGTTGATTATTTCACAGTAATGTAGTTTTATCTTATTACTGGGCATTGTAATTTGGAATTCATGTCTTCAATTTGTTACATTCATAAACTATATGGATTATTATACCATGTGCTGCTGTTGTTAGATGTTGGGTCATCGTCTCTTCCCTAATGTGAAGTACTCCATTTGGGTAGATTCAAAGTCTCAGTTCCGGAGAGATCCACTAGGAGTGTTTGAAGCTCTTCTTTGGCGTTCAAATTCTGAACTTGCAATATCACAACATGGAGCTCGTAGTAGTGTCTACGATGAGGCCGGAGCTGTGGTCAAGAAACATAAAGCCACCCCAGAAGAAGTTGATGTGCAGATAAAACAATACCGTCATGATCAGTTCCCAGATGACAAGAGATTTAATGGCCATAAAGGTATTTATAAACTCTGGCTAGATCACCCTTTATAATTAAGTAGCtctaataacaataataatctACAGTTTACTTGATGACTGAAAGCATTTTTCTTTGGAAAAGGGTGAAAACGTCTTAACTTAGTTATCTATCATAAGAATGTATCCTTAAATTgggaaataatttttttatgtttcaaGGGGAAAAAAAGAAGACCAAACTAACCTACAAAGTACAAACAAAAACAGATTCGGTCTCTCTGTAACTAGTCATCTATAGTATCAAATAATTCATTTTTGCTATTGGTAAATTAACCAACAACTATAGTCAGTGATTTTTCCTATCCAACTAACTTCAATCATTTTCAGGCAGCTCGTATtattttcagggccttcgagtctatCATTTCCATATtacctgacctagatcaatatattattattatcaaccACTGATTTTAATAGGTGTGAAAGCTTATATATTTGAATTACTTCATCATTGCAGCCCTTGCAGAGGCGTCTGTGATTGTTAGGGAGCACTCTCCGGTGGTGAATCTGTTCATGTGCCTGTGGTTTAATGAGGTGGTGCGATTTACTTCCAGAGATCAACTTAGCTTTCCATACGTTCTATGGCGGCTAAAAGTTGTTAAGAAAATTAATATGTTCCCAGTTTGCATTCGCAAAGATCTTGTCAATAGTATGGGTCACATAAGTAAGGCTAAGCCTCTGAATGTGAGCCGATTATCTTGAGATACTTTGTCATTCCCCACTCTTTTTGAAGCCTTCAAGCTTCGTATTTACCTCATTCtttctttaattcttttaataGTTATGTGACCTAAGCCTATAGAAATCAATTTTTAAGGTAAAGATAGAATTTGAACAGAAAGTATGCTCTTATTTGTTAAGCTATTCACACGTTGTCAAAAATCAGGTTAAGTTATACAACTCATCTTTTAACATGTGACTATTGTCATGGATGTGAATGTTTTCATGGATATTTTCACATTCACGTAATGGGTTATTCGGCATTTCAAATCTATGAAAATGTGCATCAAAATGCCATTAATATTATGTATCCTCGATAATAGATATGTCTACTTATTTGTAAATAATAAATTGTTGGGTAAAATGTATTTTTGGTCCTTGATGTTTGGTATTATTGTTTATTTGGTTCCTAAGGTTAGGAAAATAGTTTTAAATGGTTCCTATGTTAAAAATGACAGTTAGTTAACTAACGAAAAAATGAAGTGACAGTAAAATAgcaattattttaataattttatatcCATTTGTGtttctttatttcattttcttgtCTTTCTTCTCCAGCTCCCCCATCCCATAGGTTTCTTCTTCTCCATGTAGATAAATTTTCAACTTGTACCACTTTTGTTGTATGCTTAGTCCTTTATTCtctcaaaatttgaaatttgcaAATGCCACTTGTTACACCCTAGCTATTTTTGACATTTAGATAATCACTATCCTATCTCACTCAATTTCGATTGGATTCGGGTCGGAATAAGTATCTATGGAAGTTCGCAGTCTAGGGAAAATCACATAAAATGAAGAATATGGGAAAAGAGGTCTGATTATTGATAGAGGAGTCTTGTCTTCTCTTgctccttttttctttttttttattcattttcatCTAGAATTGCGTAACACATGCATTTTGAGAAAGTGGAACAAGTCAGTCCAAGAAAAGAAAGTATCTCCAGAAAAGCCTATTGCAacattccataaatcagtcggGATATAAGGACTTTTCGTTTAGCTTGAGGTTAGAAGCAGGCTTGACTCTCATGTTTCGGAAGACTCCCACTTCGCATGATCAAGAGAAGGGAGAAGTCGAGTATTTCCCTTGAGTTTGAGTATTTTCCTTGAGTCACTCAATAATAATGAAGTACAAGAGAAGAGGCTGCCATAACTAAGAAGAAAGAGTAGGGAGCGGAGCCTTAGGAAGGAAGTATGGAGTTATCAGAGAACTGCGAGAcccatcaaaattcaattctttCAAACGGTAGATTTCAAGAGAAAATGAATTATCTGAATTGGCTTCAAGTATCCATGAAGTACGTTGATGCGCCGGTTGTCTATAAAGTCAAGTGTGATTCCTCTATGCTCTAATACAGAGAAAGGTAGAAAGATTGATTTTCAGCATCTCTTATTTATGGGAGTGCAAGTGGTAACCTAAAAGAAAACCTCCTCTAGGTAAATGGACCAGTACTAGCACCCACGGAATGGGAAACCCCGTTTTCAAGTATAAACTTAAGGATTAAATGATGGGCTTTCTTCTTAAATTCTTTTCCCCTTTCCTCTCAAATTTGTCCAATGGAATTCATGAGTCCTCTGGACCATTCAAAGGAttctgaaatctaccatattaacTTTTTATGGGAAATTTATTAGTGGAATTCATAAGTCCTCCGTCAAATCTATTAGTGAAATTCATGAGTTCTCCATATAGGTCTCACTATTTTAATGGAATTCAAGAGTCCTTTGTCAAATTCTTTTAGTAGAATGAAAGTGGAAAGCCTATCATCCGGATGCCTCAAATTCTTGTAGTCTGACTATCAAAACCTCCTCTTGTTCTCTTCCCGCCACGAGAAATATGTTGAAAAATGAAGAGCGCacagaggctcaaagaatttaagGCATCTGAAGGACTCGTGTATTCCATTAATATAATAGTCAgacctcttttatccactaagtcaaagattTCACTAAAATAGTTAGACTAGTCCGGAGGACgagaagaatttgaggcgaGAAAAAGAATTTATTTGAGATTGGTTCGGAGGATTGActtaaacttgttgaagagatgaaatataatcAAAGGAGGTTGAAttgatcatcagaagaagaattgaacaaaaattaggatacattctgaaaca encodes:
- the LOC103503985 gene encoding probable hexosyltransferase MUCI70 isoform X2, translated to MSNNSNSVSIPVSDNELDDMERMRVRVRRKRKKQGNRVNNELAPRVFKMMLKYWLVVFFLLAVGLLLFEATKIGQNSRLETKSEFAATTTPKLDDSKLETVKESGLDKKPDGNLNRLDPVTRMVNGVRERCLKILPPKELEQLDIPVLEGSPVPEIDVNYISDSDNSLSVDKTSFSRQSMNSTRFNLFTGYQTLEQRENSYKVNRTVEVHCGFYSDDGGFKISNEDKTFMRTCTFVVSTCAFGGGDDLYQPIGMSEASLRKVCYVAFWDEVTLSVQESAGRVIGEGGFIGKWRVVVVRDLPFADQRLNGKIPKMLGHRLFPNVKYSIWVDSKSQFRRDPLGVFEALLWRSNSELAISQHGARSSVYDEAGAVVKKHKATPEEVDVQIKQYRHDQFPDDKRFNGHKALAEASVIVREHSPVVNLFMCLWFNEVVRFTSRDQLSFPYVLWRLKVVKKINMFPVCIRKDLVNSMGHISKAKPLNVSRLS
- the LOC103503985 gene encoding probable hexosyltransferase MUCI70 isoform X1 encodes the protein MSNNSNSVSIPVSDNELDDMERMRVRVRRKRKKQGNRVNNELAPRVFKMMLKYWLVVFFLLAVGLLLFEATKIGQNSRLETKSEFAATTTPKLDDSKLETVKESGLDKKPDGNLNRLDPVTRMVNGVRERCLKILPPKELEQLDIPVLEGSPVPEIDVNYISDSDNSLSVDKTSFSRQSMNSTRFNLFTGYQTLEQRENSYKSWWLSTSSRNSLVQVNRTVEVHCGFYSDDGGFKISNEDKTFMRTCTFVVSTCAFGGGDDLYQPIGMSEASLRKVCYVAFWDEVTLSVQESAGRVIGEGGFIGKWRVVVVRDLPFADQRLNGKIPKMLGHRLFPNVKYSIWVDSKSQFRRDPLGVFEALLWRSNSELAISQHGARSSVYDEAGAVVKKHKATPEEVDVQIKQYRHDQFPDDKRFNGHKALAEASVIVREHSPVVNLFMCLWFNEVVRFTSRDQLSFPYVLWRLKVVKKINMFPVCIRKDLVNSMGHISKAKPLNVSRLS
- the LOC103503985 gene encoding probable hexosyltransferase MUCI70 isoform X3, with protein sequence MSWTTWKGCAFEFGGSGKNKNSRLETKSEFAATTTPKLDDSKLETVKESGLDKKPDGNLNRLDPVTRMVNGVRERCLKILPPKELEQLDIPVLEGSPVPEIDVNYISDSDNSLSVDKTSFSRQSMNSTRFNLFTGYQTLEQRENSYKSWWLSTSSRNSLVQVNRTVEVHCGFYSDDGGFKISNEDKTFMRTCTFVVSTCAFGGGDDLYQPIGMSEASLRKVCYVAFWDEVTLSVQESAGRVIGEGGFIGKWRVVVVRDLPFADQRLNGKIPKMLGHRLFPNVKYSIWVDSKSQFRRDPLGVFEALLWRSNSELAISQHGARSSVYDEAGAVVKKHKATPEEVDVQIKQYRHDQFPDDKRFNGHKALAEASVIVREHSPVVNLFMCLWFNEVVRFTSRDQLSFPYVLWRLKVVKKINMFPVCIRKDLVNSMGHISKAKPLNVSRLS
- the LOC103503985 gene encoding probable hexosyltransferase MUCI70 isoform X4, producing MSWTTWKGCAFEFGGSGKNKNSRLETKSEFAATTTPKLDDSKLETVKESGLDKKPDGNLNRLDPVTRMVNGVRERCLKILPPKELEQLDIPVLEGSPVPEIDVNYISDSDNSLSVDKTSFSRQSMNSTRFNLFTGYQTLEQRENSYKVNRTVEVHCGFYSDDGGFKISNEDKTFMRTCTFVVSTCAFGGGDDLYQPIGMSEASLRKVCYVAFWDEVTLSVQESAGRVIGEGGFIGKWRVVVVRDLPFADQRLNGKIPKMLGHRLFPNVKYSIWVDSKSQFRRDPLGVFEALLWRSNSELAISQHGARSSVYDEAGAVVKKHKATPEEVDVQIKQYRHDQFPDDKRFNGHKALAEASVIVREHSPVVNLFMCLWFNEVVRFTSRDQLSFPYVLWRLKVVKKINMFPVCIRKDLVNSMGHISKAKPLNVSRLS